In Nostoc sp. CENA543, a single genomic region encodes these proteins:
- the leuD gene encoding 3-isopropylmalate dehydratase small subunit codes for MVSEVKQVSGRGIPLVGDDIDTDRIIPARFLKAITFDGLGEAAFIDDRTALNGQHPFDQPQYQGANILIVNRNFGCGSSREHAPQAISKWGIQALIGESFAEIFFGNCVAIGVPCLTADAATVKQLQELVTANPQAAVTVDLENLQVQVGDFTAAVTMSEGTRTAFVSGAWDACGQLVANTEQIRAKAAKLPYVGWGKLAAS; via the coding sequence ATGGTAAGCGAAGTTAAACAAGTTTCTGGTCGTGGTATACCTTTAGTCGGTGATGATATCGACACAGACCGCATCATTCCCGCGCGGTTTTTAAAGGCGATTACCTTTGATGGTTTGGGTGAAGCCGCTTTTATTGACGATCGCACCGCTTTAAATGGTCAACATCCCTTTGATCAACCCCAATATCAAGGCGCGAATATATTAATTGTTAACCGTAACTTTGGCTGTGGTTCATCACGGGAACACGCACCCCAAGCTATATCTAAATGGGGAATTCAAGCCTTAATTGGTGAAAGTTTTGCGGAAATTTTCTTTGGTAATTGTGTGGCAATTGGTGTACCTTGTTTGACAGCTGATGCAGCCACTGTCAAACAATTGCAAGAATTAGTTACTGCTAATCCCCAAGCTGCTGTAACAGTAGATTTAGAAAATTTACAGGTACAAGTGGGTGACTTTACCGCCGCCGTTACCATGAGTGAAGGGACAAGAACCGCTTTTGTTTCCGGTGCTTGGGATGCTTGCGGTCAATTAGTCGCCAATACTGAGCAAATTCGGGCGAAGGCTGCTAAGTTACCTTACGTGGGTTGGGGTAAATTAGCTGCAAGTTAA
- a CDS encoding ATP-binding sensor histidine kinase, which yields MIRLPNYQIIELIDDATKTAVYRARRNQDGQIVIIKLLKTEYPELKDIAALKHEYELIKNLDIQGVIHTHGLEKYRNGFAIILENFDGISLHKIIQSQKISILEFINIGIQITQALGELHQQYIIHKDIKPQNIILNQESQKIKIIDFSISSLLSQEKAQLNNPDLLEGTLAYMSPEQTGRMNRSVDYRTDFYSLGVTFYEMLTGQLPFNVIDPMELVHYHIAKQPLPVNQLVPEIPPVISAIIMKLLSKTAEERYQSAFGIQADLKKCLYEFQQDGCISDFDIGQYDQSSQLHIPEKLYGREAEINTLMTAFENINQGSKELILVAGYSGIGKSALVNEIHKPIIKNRGYFISGKFEQFQRNIPYASLIQAFQELIQQLLAESETQLADWKGKLLETLGTNAQVIIDVIPELELIIGKQPEVTQLASAEAQNRFNLLFQRFINVFAQKEHPLVLFLDDLQWSDLASLKLIQLLATDPDIQYLLIIGAYRDNEVDAHHSLILTLQEISKNNVNIQTIKCHPLKIGDVQTLIHETLKCELEAAKDLAELIYKKTAGNPFFINQLIKFIHHENLIKFDFITNQWQWQIQQIQSLGITDNVVELMVGKIQKLQDSTQDILKLAACIGNRFNLNMLAYVQEKSPTQSASELWEALQAGLIVPLSDSYKLPQLLEDVDAFVIDYKFLHDRVQQAAYALIPDDDKKAIHLNIGRMLFKNIDEDSLEEKIFDIVNHLNIAATLITEPQERYQLAKFNLIAGCKAKDSTAYESAVKFFHQGLIFLSDDAWQNHYQLTLSLYVETIESEYLNTNFEQAEPLFNLVISNSQNLLDTVRVYEKKIKFYVAQNKMREALDLDLQVLQMLGVCLSQTPPTDLTIEDLANLPVMTDPDKLAAMRILMTAMPPAYLADPALLPLIAFTMVDLCVQYGNSSFAAYAYGFYGLILCGPLQDIESGYRFGKLSLQILEKFNAKEIKAKVYALFNIFVRHWKEHIQTTIEPLREGVESGLETGDIEYVGYNGMLACWHPFLAGEKLEVVEQLLENYIKLSHKIKQDHFSFCLLILKEMIVELIEGVDNKHYLEGESFNQSIMLKMAGNITAIFYAYLSKSILSYLFGDYLNSLKNAQIAQEYEVAVGGTVYLVEYKFYYSLALIAVYLDPNLPADLKSEYNLQSVIAKVDANQQKLAFWANHAPLNHQHKYELVAAERARVLGETLAAMEYYDCAVRGASNSGYSQEEALAYERAAEFYLSLGRNEFASLYMTKAHYGYRHWGATAKVRDLELKHSELIAKVSTQHQVGFTSNNITASTGSAKASELDLITVIKASQALSEVILLDNLLEKLMTIVIENAGAQTGILILEKDGKLFIEAQACVDTQNLTVGQSIPVDNHQVLPLSIINYVARTKKDVVLSNACNEGNFALDPYINKYRIKSLMCTSIVNQGKLIGLLYLENNLTLGAFTPNRIQILKILSSQAAISIENAHFYANLEEKIQVRTRELKEKNIQLNQTLQELKVTQTQLIQTEKMSSLGQMVAGIAHEINNPVNFIHGNLGHIDGYTQDLLTLIHIYQDTYPDNAPEVAEFLEDVDIEFIQKDIPKILSSMKIGTQRIREIVLTLRNFSRLDEADMKPVNIHEGIESTLLILQSRLQAKPGQPTIEIIKDYGNLPKVECYAGQLNQAFMNILNNAIDATEKRNQERTTEEIKDNSSAIAIRTQVVNPDFVAISIKDHGVGIEDSVKHKIFDPFFTTKPVGQGTGLGLSITYQIIVDKHQGTIECVSEPGKGTELIIQIPCRQK from the coding sequence ATGATACGATTACCTAACTATCAAATTATAGAGTTAATTGATGATGCCACAAAAACAGCCGTTTACCGGGCAAGACGAAATCAAGATGGTCAGATAGTAATTATTAAACTTTTAAAGACAGAATACCCAGAACTTAAAGATATAGCAGCACTCAAACATGAGTATGAATTAATCAAAAACTTAGACATACAAGGAGTTATTCACACTCATGGACTGGAAAAATATCGTAATGGATTTGCTATTATTTTAGAGAACTTTGATGGCATCTCGCTCCACAAAATAATTCAAAGTCAGAAAATAAGTATATTAGAATTTATTAACATCGGGATTCAAATTACTCAAGCTTTAGGTGAACTGCATCAGCAATATATCATTCATAAAGATATTAAGCCACAAAATATCATTCTCAATCAAGAATCCCAAAAAATTAAAATTATTGATTTTTCTATTTCATCTCTATTATCGCAAGAAAAAGCCCAACTCAATAACCCTGATTTGCTGGAGGGGACTTTAGCTTATATGTCTCCGGAGCAAACAGGAAGAATGAATCGGTCGGTTGACTACCGTACAGATTTCTATTCTTTAGGTGTAACTTTTTATGAAATGCTTACGGGTCAGCTACCTTTTAATGTCATTGATCCTATGGAATTAGTGCATTATCATATTGCTAAACAGCCGCTACCTGTAAATCAATTAGTTCCCGAAATTCCTCCCGTAATTTCTGCAATAATTATGAAATTACTCAGCAAAACTGCTGAGGAAAGATATCAAAGTGCTTTTGGAATTCAAGCAGATTTGAAAAAATGTCTTTATGAATTTCAACAAGATGGTTGTATATCTGACTTCGATATTGGTCAATATGATCAGTCAAGTCAATTACATATCCCAGAAAAACTTTATGGTAGAGAAGCAGAAATAAATACTTTAATGACTGCTTTTGAGAACATTAATCAAGGTAGTAAGGAATTAATACTAGTTGCTGGTTATTCAGGTATTGGTAAATCAGCGTTGGTTAATGAGATTCATAAACCTATTATCAAAAATCGTGGTTATTTTATCAGTGGTAAATTTGAACAATTCCAGCGTAATATTCCCTATGCTTCACTGATTCAAGCATTTCAAGAGTTAATCCAGCAATTACTAGCAGAGAGTGAAACGCAACTAGCCGATTGGAAAGGAAAACTTCTAGAAACATTAGGAACTAATGCCCAAGTGATTATTGATGTCATTCCCGAATTAGAACTGATTATTGGTAAACAACCAGAAGTTACACAATTAGCTTCAGCAGAAGCACAAAATCGTTTTAACTTGCTCTTTCAAAGATTTATCAATGTTTTTGCTCAGAAAGAACACCCACTGGTCTTATTTTTAGATGATTTACAATGGTCAGATTTAGCCTCTCTCAAACTTATTCAACTATTAGCCACAGATCCAGATATTCAATATTTATTAATTATTGGCGCATATCGAGATAATGAAGTTGATGCTCATCATTCATTAATATTGACTTTACAGGAAATTTCCAAAAACAATGTAAATATCCAAACTATTAAATGTCACCCCTTAAAAATTGGTGATGTTCAAACATTAATTCATGAAACACTAAAATGTGAACTAGAAGCAGCTAAAGATTTAGCAGAACTTATTTACAAAAAAACTGCCGGTAATCCTTTCTTTATCAATCAGCTAATTAAATTCATTCATCATGAGAATCTAATTAAGTTTGATTTTATTACTAATCAATGGCAATGGCAGATTCAGCAGATTCAGTCTTTAGGTATTACTGATAATGTTGTTGAATTGATGGTCGGTAAAATTCAAAAACTCCAAGACAGCACACAAGATATTTTAAAATTGGCAGCCTGTATTGGTAATCGATTTAATTTAAATATGTTGGCTTATGTGCAGGAAAAATCGCCGACTCAATCAGCATCAGAACTTTGGGAAGCCTTACAAGCGGGTTTAATTGTACCTTTAAGTGATAGTTACAAACTACCACAACTCTTAGAAGATGTTGATGCTTTTGTAATTGATTATAAATTTCTTCACGATCGCGTGCAACAAGCAGCCTATGCCTTAATTCCTGATGATGACAAAAAAGCGATTCATTTAAATATTGGTCGAATGCTTTTCAAGAACATAGATGAGGATAGTTTAGAAGAGAAAATCTTTGATATTGTTAACCATTTAAATATAGCTGCCACATTAATCACAGAGCCACAAGAAAGATATCAGTTAGCTAAATTCAACCTCATTGCTGGATGTAAAGCTAAGGATTCTACTGCTTATGAATCTGCTGTGAAATTTTTTCATCAAGGTCTGATATTCCTATCAGATGATGCTTGGCAAAATCATTATCAATTAACTTTAAGTCTTTATGTGGAAACTATCGAGTCGGAATATTTAAACACGAATTTTGAACAAGCAGAGCCATTATTTAATTTAGTAATTAGCAACAGTCAGAATCTTTTAGATACAGTCAGAGTCTATGAGAAGAAAATTAAATTTTATGTTGCCCAAAATAAGATGAGGGAAGCCTTAGACTTAGATTTGCAAGTTCTCCAGATGTTGGGTGTGTGTTTGTCTCAAACTCCCCCAACAGATTTAACTATTGAGGACTTAGCAAATCTCCCAGTCATGACTGATCCTGATAAACTAGCTGCTATGCGGATACTCATGACAGCAATGCCACCTGCTTATTTAGCAGATCCTGCACTTTTGCCGCTAATTGCTTTTACAATGGTTGATTTATGTGTGCAGTATGGCAATTCATCTTTTGCAGCTTATGCCTATGGTTTTTACGGGTTAATTTTATGTGGCCCTCTGCAAGATATCGAATCAGGATACAGATTTGGTAAATTATCATTGCAGATTTTAGAAAAGTTCAATGCCAAAGAAATTAAAGCTAAAGTATACGCTTTGTTTAATATTTTTGTGAGACATTGGAAAGAACATATTCAGACAACCATAGAACCACTCCGAGAAGGTGTAGAAAGTGGTTTAGAAACAGGCGATATTGAGTACGTTGGTTACAACGGTATGTTGGCTTGCTGGCATCCTTTTCTAGCAGGTGAAAAATTAGAAGTAGTCGAACAATTACTAGAAAATTATATAAAATTATCGCACAAAATAAAACAAGATCATTTTTCTTTTTGCTTATTAATTTTAAAGGAAATGATAGTTGAGTTAATAGAGGGTGTAGACAATAAGCACTACTTAGAAGGCGAAAGCTTTAATCAATCGATTATGCTGAAAATGGCAGGTAATATTACAGCGATTTTCTATGCTTATCTTTCTAAAAGTATTTTGAGTTATTTGTTTGGAGATTACCTTAATTCTCTTAAAAATGCTCAAATAGCTCAGGAATATGAGGTGGCTGTCGGAGGTACTGTATATTTAGTAGAATATAAATTTTACTATTCTCTAGCACTAATTGCTGTTTATTTAGACCCGAATTTACCAGCAGATCTCAAGAGTGAATATAACTTACAATCCGTAATAGCAAAAGTAGACGCAAATCAGCAAAAATTGGCATTTTGGGCAAATCACGCGCCTTTGAATCATCAGCATAAGTATGAACTAGTAGCGGCAGAAAGAGCAAGAGTTTTAGGCGAAACTCTAGCGGCGATGGAATACTATGATTGTGCAGTTAGGGGTGCAAGTAATTCTGGCTACAGTCAGGAAGAAGCCTTAGCTTATGAACGTGCAGCAGAGTTTTATCTGAGTTTAGGAAGAAATGAATTTGCTTCCCTATATATGACAAAAGCACACTATGGTTATCGTCATTGGGGTGCAACTGCTAAAGTTAGAGATTTAGAATTGAAACACTCAGAATTGATTGCTAAAGTCTCTACACAACATCAAGTAGGTTTTACCAGTAATAACATAACTGCTTCTACAGGCAGTGCGAAAGCTAGTGAATTAGACTTAATTACGGTCATTAAAGCTTCGCAAGCATTATCAGAAGTCATTTTATTAGATAATCTTCTAGAGAAGTTAATGACGATTGTTATTGAAAATGCAGGGGCGCAAACTGGTATTTTAATTTTAGAGAAAGATGGTAAGTTATTTATTGAGGCTCAAGCTTGTGTAGACACCCAAAATTTAACTGTTGGTCAATCAATCCCAGTAGATAATCATCAGGTATTGCCTTTATCTATAATTAATTATGTAGCCAGAACGAAAAAAGATGTGGTTCTTAGCAATGCTTGTAATGAAGGTAATTTTGCCCTAGATCCTTACATTAATAAGTATCGAATTAAGTCACTGATGTGTACTTCCATAGTAAATCAGGGTAAATTAATCGGTTTACTTTACTTGGAAAATAATTTAACATTAGGGGCTTTTACTCCTAATAGGATACAGATATTAAAAATTCTCTCGTCTCAAGCTGCTATATCTATTGAAAATGCCCATTTTTATGCAAATTTAGAAGAAAAAATTCAGGTAAGAACTAGGGAATTAAAAGAGAAAAATATCCAATTAAACCAGACTCTACAAGAATTAAAAGTTACTCAAACCCAACTAATTCAAACGGAGAAAATGTCCAGTTTGGGTCAAATGGTAGCGGGGATTGCTCACGAGATTAATAATCCGGTGAATTTTATTCATGGCAATTTAGGGCATATAGACGGTTACACCCAAGATTTACTAACTTTAATTCATATTTATCAAGATACATATCCTGATAATGCACCGGAAGTTGCAGAATTTTTAGAAGATGTCGATATAGAGTTTATTCAAAAAGACATACCGAAGATTTTATCTTCTATGAAAATTGGAACACAGCGCATCCGAGAAATTGTGCTGACTTTGCGTAACTTCTCTCGGTTAGATGAGGCTGATATGAAACCCGTCAACATTCATGAGGGAATTGAAAGTACATTATTAATTTTACAGAGTCGTCTGCAAGCAAAACCTGGTCAGCCTACAATTGAGATTATCAAAGATTATGGTAATTTACCAAAAGTTGAATGTTATGCAGGTCAACTTAATCAGGCATTTATGAATATCTTGAATAACGCGATTGATGCGACAGAGAAGCGAAATCAGGAAAGAACAACAGAGGAAATTAAGGATAATTCTAGCGCGATCGCTATTCGTACCCAAGTAGTCAATCCTGATTTTGTCGCCATTAGTATTAAGGATCATGGTGTAGGTATAGAAGATAGTGTCAAACATAAAATATTTGATCCGTTCTTTACTACTAAACCAGTGGGACAAGGTACTGGGTTAGGATTATCCATCACCTATCAAATTATCGTCGATAAACATCAAGGGACGATAGAGTGCGTTTCTGAACCGGGAAAAGGTACAGAGTTGATTATTCAAATACCTTGTCGGCAAAAATGA
- the leuC gene encoding 3-isopropylmalate dehydratase large subunit produces the protein MSKGTLFDKVWDLHTVGKLPSGLTQLFIGLHLIHEVTSPQAFAMLRERGLKVLLPNRTVATVDHIVPTDNQARPFGDRMAEEMIQALENNCQENGITFYNIGSGNQGIVHVIAPELGLTQPGMTIACGDSHTSSHGAFGAIAFGIGTSQVRDVLASQTLALSKLKVRRIEVNGTLNPGVYAKDVILHIIRTLGVKGGVGYAYEYAGTTFEQMNMEERMTVCNMAIEGGARCGYVNPDQVTYDYLKDRDFAPQGADWDQAVAWWESIKSDADAEYDDVVVFNAADIPPTVTWGITPGQGIGVDQFIPKPEELAEEDRFVAEEAYRYMDLYPGQPIKGTKIDVCFIGSCTNGRISDLREAAKIAKGRRVAEGIKAFVVPGSERVKQAAEAEGLDKIFQEAGFEWREPGCSMCLAMNPDKLEGRQISASSSNRNFKGRQGSASGRTLLMSPAMVATAAIKGEVADVRELLGV, from the coding sequence ATGAGCAAAGGAACGCTGTTTGATAAAGTTTGGGACTTACATACCGTCGGTAAACTTCCTTCGGGTCTGACACAATTATTTATTGGACTACACCTAATTCATGAAGTTACCAGTCCCCAAGCCTTTGCGATGTTACGGGAAAGAGGTCTAAAGGTTTTATTGCCCAACCGGACTGTCGCTACAGTAGATCATATTGTACCTACAGATAATCAAGCCCGTCCTTTTGGCGATCGCATGGCGGAAGAAATGATCCAGGCGTTGGAAAACAACTGTCAGGAAAATGGGATTACTTTTTATAATATTGGCTCTGGCAATCAAGGCATAGTCCACGTTATCGCCCCAGAATTGGGACTCACTCAGCCAGGAATGACCATCGCCTGTGGAGATAGTCACACCTCTAGTCATGGTGCATTTGGTGCGATCGCTTTTGGTATCGGTACAAGTCAAGTCCGCGACGTTCTCGCCTCCCAAACTCTAGCATTATCTAAACTCAAAGTCCGCCGCATAGAAGTGAACGGTACACTCAACCCTGGTGTCTACGCCAAAGACGTAATTTTACATATCATCCGCACCTTGGGCGTAAAAGGTGGCGTAGGTTACGCCTATGAATACGCAGGTACTACCTTTGAGCAGATGAACATGGAAGAGAGAATGACTGTCTGCAATATGGCCATTGAAGGTGGCGCAAGATGCGGTTATGTCAATCCTGATCAAGTCACCTATGATTATCTCAAAGATAGAGACTTTGCTCCCCAAGGTGCAGACTGGGATCAAGCTGTGGCTTGGTGGGAATCGATTAAAAGTGATGCTGATGCCGAATATGATGATGTGGTAGTCTTCAACGCCGCAGATATTCCCCCGACCGTAACTTGGGGAATCACCCCAGGACAAGGTATTGGCGTAGATCAATTTATTCCCAAACCCGAAGAACTAGCCGAAGAAGACCGTTTTGTGGCGGAAGAAGCTTACCGCTACATGGATTTATATCCTGGTCAACCAATTAAGGGAACTAAAATTGATGTCTGCTTTATTGGTAGCTGTACCAACGGTAGGATTAGCGACTTGAGAGAAGCCGCTAAAATCGCCAAAGGTCGTCGTGTAGCTGAGGGAATTAAAGCTTTTGTCGTTCCTGGTTCCGAAAGAGTCAAACAAGCCGCCGAAGCCGAAGGATTAGACAAAATCTTCCAAGAAGCCGGTTTTGAGTGGCGTGAACCAGGTTGTTCGATGTGTTTAGCCATGAACCCCGATAAATTAGAAGGAAGACAAATCAGTGCTTCTTCCTCCAACCGCAACTTTAAAGGTCGCCAAGGTTCAGCCTCTGGACGCACATTGTTAATGAGTCCTGCAATGGTAGCAACGGCGGCGATTAAAGGCGAAGTCGCTGATGTCAGAGAACTTTTAGGAGTGTAG
- a CDS encoding DUF1499 domain-containing protein, translating to MFRLLSTACTQRKLWNVACVIFFSVSSIFLFPAATWANSSGLGVHLGHLSACPLTDNCVVSQDADAKHAIDPIAYHVDRDTARKTLLKVLTVVPRTEVLEEKENYIYAISKSRIFKFVDDVEFYFPPNESVIHMRSASRVGESDLGVNRRRLEQIRLALRDLNV from the coding sequence ATGTTCCGTCTTTTGTCAACCGCTTGTACACAGCGAAAATTGTGGAATGTTGCTTGTGTGATCTTCTTCAGTGTGAGCAGTATTTTTCTATTTCCTGCGGCTACTTGGGCTAACTCTTCCGGCTTGGGAGTTCATTTAGGTCATCTGAGTGCGTGTCCGTTGACAGATAACTGTGTGGTCAGTCAAGATGCTGATGCTAAACACGCCATTGATCCCATTGCTTATCATGTAGACCGTGATACAGCACGTAAAACCTTACTGAAAGTCCTTACAGTTGTTCCCCGCACAGAGGTTTTAGAAGAGAAAGAAAATTACATCTATGCAATTTCTAAAAGTCGTATCTTTAAATTTGTTGATGATGTGGAATTTTATTTCCCTCCCAATGAGTCAGTCATTCATATGCGTTCTGCTTCACGGGTAGGAGAATCGGATTTGGGTGTCAACCGCAGACGTTTAGAACAAATTCGTTTGGCGTTGCGTGATTTAAACGTTTAA
- a CDS encoding NAD(P)-binding protein — MSKTFQPKKIAILGGGMASLTTAYELTSQPGWENLYDITIYQTGWRLGGKCATGRNIKPHAPNYEPDYRIEEHGLHIFFGFYENAFRLLKQCYDELGGNGPFSTIEDAFKPHSLIVLEEYINHKWVTLPFDFPTNSLVPWEGGGISSLWQHICTTIKFVIQTYAHIDDYSRAKLSKSPSAFFAKQISLGKEIIEFLSDSSVLQVPSQLIQLFLQQPNYWGGWLDSIKQNIGNLLQDIDLTSETVFLKIAHNLIQSLPKNTKTHRYEHHQLILKLIERFQQLIQRQINVKISQNPDVFWRLTLIDLALANIRGLFVDEVIHFSSLEKLDEYNYIDWLKKHGARESSIKSTFIRVLYDLVYGFPEGNTNQPQLAAGTAIRILTTILFRYNGAIMWKMQSGMADVVITPLYEVLKRRGVKFQFFHVVKQLHLNETQQSIASITVSRQVNLKNPNQEYQPLIKVKDILCWPSEPLYNQIVDAEAEKLQAKAINLESYWTPWENVEEITLKQGNDFDIVLLGIPLAALPSICSELVNAKKNPVHQKWHDMLTQVKTVTTQGGQIWLKSTLSQLGWQKSSPVLGAYVEPLDVYADMSELLERENWPAEYYPYNLAYFTGVIADPGIPPQTEYDFPAQVKKKVEEQAINFLNNYIGHLWPDATQPKNPQGLNWDLLVDFQNRQGVERFQAQYWRVNIDPSERYVLSVPGSTKYRLKTDESGFNNLYLAGDWINNGYNSGCVEATVMSAMQATRTILQQWFQIQYSKKIIGEWDDWI; from the coding sequence ATGTCCAAAACCTTTCAACCAAAAAAGATTGCTATCTTAGGCGGTGGAATGGCATCCTTAACCACCGCCTACGAATTAACCAGTCAACCAGGATGGGAAAACCTCTACGACATTACTATCTATCAAACGGGTTGGCGTTTAGGGGGTAAATGTGCCACCGGACGCAATATCAAACCCCACGCACCTAATTATGAGCCAGACTACCGCATTGAGGAACATGGACTGCATATTTTTTTTGGATTCTACGAAAATGCCTTTCGTCTACTCAAGCAATGTTACGACGAACTCGGCGGTAACGGGCCTTTCAGCACCATCGAAGACGCATTCAAACCCCACAGTCTCATCGTTCTAGAAGAATATATCAATCACAAATGGGTGACTCTGCCTTTTGATTTTCCCACTAATTCTTTAGTTCCCTGGGAAGGTGGGGGAATATCTTCTCTTTGGCAACATATCTGCACAACTATCAAATTCGTTATTCAGACTTACGCACATATAGATGATTATAGCCGTGCCAAGTTGAGTAAAAGTCCCTCAGCATTCTTTGCTAAACAAATTTCACTAGGCAAAGAGATCATAGAATTCTTATCAGATTCTAGCGTCTTACAAGTTCCTAGTCAGTTAATACAGTTATTTCTTCAACAACCAAACTATTGGGGAGGATGGCTAGATAGCATTAAACAAAACATTGGAAATCTTTTGCAAGACATAGACTTAACCTCTGAAACAGTCTTCTTAAAAATTGCTCACAACCTCATCCAATCACTACCCAAAAATACCAAAACTCATAGATATGAACATCACCAATTAATTCTCAAACTAATAGAACGTTTTCAACAACTTATCCAACGTCAAATAAATGTAAAAATTTCTCAGAATCCTGATGTCTTTTGGCGTTTAACACTAATTGATCTAGCATTAGCCAACATCCGGGGTTTATTTGTTGATGAAGTAATTCACTTTTCTTCCCTAGAGAAATTAGATGAATATAACTACATAGACTGGCTCAAAAAACACGGAGCTAGAGAATCAAGCATCAAATCAACATTTATTCGCGTTTTATACGATTTAGTGTATGGATTTCCTGAAGGAAATACAAATCAACCACAATTAGCAGCCGGAACAGCTATCCGTATTCTGACTACCATTTTGTTCCGCTACAACGGTGCAATCATGTGGAAGATGCAATCAGGAATGGCGGATGTAGTTATTACTCCACTTTATGAAGTATTAAAACGTCGCGGCGTGAAATTTCAATTCTTCCATGTCGTCAAACAACTGCATTTAAATGAAACCCAGCAAAGCATCGCCAGTATTACAGTATCTCGTCAAGTAAATCTCAAAAACCCAAATCAAGAATATCAACCACTGATTAAGGTAAAAGATATTCTTTGCTGGCCTAGTGAACCTCTTTACAACCAAATTGTCGATGCGGAAGCTGAAAAACTCCAAGCAAAAGCTATTAACCTAGAATCATATTGGACACCTTGGGAAAACGTAGAAGAAATCACCCTCAAACAAGGGAATGATTTTGATATCGTGCTGTTAGGAATTCCTCTAGCCGCCTTACCCTCAATTTGTAGTGAACTAGTCAACGCTAAGAAGAATCCAGTTCATCAAAAATGGCATGATATGTTAACTCAGGTTAAAACAGTCACCACCCAAGGCGGACAGATTTGGCTTAAATCTACTTTATCCCAACTAGGATGGCAAAAATCTAGTCCAGTGCTGGGAGCCTATGTTGAACCACTCGATGTCTATGCAGATATGAGTGAGTTGTTAGAACGAGAAAATTGGCCGGCGGAATATTACCCTTATAATTTAGCCTATTTTACTGGTGTCATTGCTGATCCTGGAATTCCTCCCCAAACAGAATATGATTTTCCTGCTCAAGTCAAAAAGAAGGTTGAGGAACAAGCAATTAATTTCCTCAACAATTACATTGGACATCTTTGGCCTGATGCTACCCAGCCTAAAAATCCTCAAGGTTTAAATTGGGACTTACTTGTAGATTTTCAAAACCGTCAAGGAGTAGAACGCTTTCAAGCTCAATATTGGCGAGTCAACATCGATCCCTCAGAACGCTATGTACTTTCTGTTCCTGGTAGTACAAAATATCGCCTCAAAACTGATGAATCTGGGTTCAACAACCTTTATTTAGCTGGTGACTGGATTAATAACGGTTACAATTCTGGTTGTGTAGAAGCTACAGTCATGTCTGCAATGCAAGCTACACGCACCATTCTCCAACAATGGTTTCAAATTCAATACAGTAAAAAAATTATTGGCGAATGGGATGACTGGATTTAA